In Longimicrobium sp., the DNA window GCCGGGCCGGTAGTGGCCCTGGCGGCCCTGATTGTCGGGTGCGGCGCCCCCGAAAGCAACGGCTCCGCCGAAAGTTCGTCCAACCCCGCCGGCTCCGCCGAGGACGACGTGGCCGCCGACCGGCGTGTGGTGATGTTCCTGGGCACCAGCCTTACCGACGGGTACGGGCTGGAGCGCGAGCAGGCGTATCCCGCGCTGATCCAGCAGAAGATCGACTCCGCCGGGCTGCCGTTCGAGGTGGTGAACGCAGGCTTGAGCGGCGAGCGCAGCGCCGGGGCCCTGCAGCGCGTCCGCGGCTGGCTCCTCAAGCAGCCCTTCGACGTGCTGGTGATCGAGACGGGCGCCAACGACATGCTCAACGGCCTGCCCGTCGCCGAGCTGCGCTCCAACATCCAGGGGATCATCGACACCGTGCGCGCCGCCAAGCCCAACACGCGCATCGTGCTCGTGGGGATGCTCGCCGCGCCCAACCTGGGGCGCACCTACGTGGATCGCTTCAACCGCGTGTACCCCGACCTGGCCGAGGAGAACGACGTCCCGCTCGTCCCCTTCCTGCTCGAAGGCGTGGCGACGGAGCGCGACCTGAACATCGCCGACGCCATACACCCCAACGCGCAAGGGCACCACATTCTCGCCCGCACGGTGTGGAAGGCGCTGGAGCCGGTGCTGCGCGACGCCGGCACGGGGCAGCGCGGAGTCTGAGGCGGATCGCGCGGATGCGGGCCTTGTCAGCGGGGGACGCGCTCGGCAGGTTGGATGGCTGAGCGTTCGCCTGATCGGAGCCACCCTCACCGCCCGAGCCGTAGATGACCGATACCGCATCCGCCCCGTCGCTCAAGCAACTCGCGCTGGGCGACCTGGAACACGAGCTGGAGACCACGCGCCGCGTGCTGGACCGCGTGCCCGAGCAGCACCTGGACTGGAAGCCGCACGCGAAGTCGTTCAGCCTGGGGCAGCTGGCCACGCACCTGACCCAGATGCCGTTCTGGGTTACGACCACGATCACGCAGGACGAACTGGATGTGGCCGGGGCCCCGCGAACCGAGCCGCTCGACACGCACGCGGCGATCATGCGCCGCTTCGACGACAACGTAGCCGACGCACGCGAGGCTCTGCAGAACGCGGATGAGTCGACATTCGGAAATAAGTGGAGCCTGAAGGCTGGCGACCACGTGATCCTGTCGATGCCGCGGCTGGCGGTGCTGCGCAGCTTCTGCCTCAGCCACATGATCCACCACCGCGGGCAGTTGAGCGTGTACCTGCGCCTCCTCGACGTGCCGGTGCCCTCCATCTACGGCCCGACCGCAGACGAGCAGTAAGTAGGACGGTCGGGGCCGATGAAAAGAAGCCGCGTGGCGAGCGAATCGCCGCGCGGCTTCTCGTTGGATTCCGATTTCGATCAGGATGCTTGCCACCCGCGGCAGTGAAACCCATCCATTCCGCGTACGCCCCAATCCCCGATCCCCACGCCGACCATGATCAGCGAATTCCGGAACTTCATTACCCGCGGCAACGTGCTGGACCTCGCCGTAGGGATCGTCATCGGCGCCGCGTTCACGGGCGTGGTGCAGTCGTTCGTGAACGACGTGCTGATGCCGCCCATCGGCCTGCTGCTCGGCGGCGTCGACTTCTCGGAGCTGTACCTGCACCTGGGCCGCGGCACCTTCCCGACCCGCGCCGCGGCGGTGGAAGCAGGCGCGCCGATCATCAGCTACGGCCTGTTCATCAACAACGTGATCGCGTTCCTGATCACCGCCTTCGCCGTCTTCCTGATCATCAAGGCCTACCAGCGCACCCGCCCGCCCGAAGCGCCGCCCGCCGCCGCCGAGAAGCAGTGCCCGTTCTGCTACTCCCGCATCCACCTGGCCGCCATCCGCTGCCCCCACTGCACGTCGGAACTGGCCCCGGCCTGATCGGGCGTCCAGATGCTTCGAGGCCGCTCCGCAGTGAACCTGATGGCGACGAGGCACGTCAACCGGGGTTCACCCGTGCGCGCTCCGGAAGGTTTTGCGATAGGCCGCCGGGGTGGTACGCAGGACGCGCACGAAGTGCTGCCGAAGTGAGAGCGCGGACCCAAAGCCGACCTGGGAGGCAATCCTGGCGACGGAGGAGTCCGTAGATTCGAGCAGCTCTCTCGCCCGGAGCACCCGCTGGTCGAGCACCCACCGGACTGCCGAGACGCCTGTTTCACGTGGGAATTGGCGGGCGAACGTACGCCGGCTCATATGGGAATGTGCCGCCATCGAGGCGAGTGTAAGCGGCTCGGCAAGGTGCTCGAGGATCCACGCGCGCGTGGGGCCGAGTCCCCGCTGGTCGGCGCTGGGAACGGGACGCTCGATGAACTGCGCCTGCCCGCCATCGCGGTGCGGCGCCATGACCAGGCGCCGCGCGACGGTGTTGGCGACCGCGGGCCCATAGTCCCGCCGCACGATGTGCAGGCAAAGATCCATACCCGCCGCCAGCCCACCGGAGGTCAGAATCTGGCCTTCGTCTACGTACAGCACCGCGGGATCGACGCGTGTTTCAGGGTACATCTTCGAGAGGAGCTCTGCATCGAGCCAGTGAGTGGTCGCCCGGCGTCCATCCAGGAGACCCGCGGCCGCAAGCACGAACGCCCCCGTACAGATGGACGCGATCACCGCGCCGTTCTGGTGGGCGCCGCGGAGCGCCTCGACGACGGCAGCAGGGAGCGGCCGGCGCACGTCCATGATTCCCGGCACGATGATCAGCCCTGCCGAGCGCAGCCACTCCAGGCCGTCCCTGACGTCGATGCCGAAGCCCATGGCGGTTTCAAGGGGGCCGGGCTCCTCGGCGCAGACACGAAGCTCATACCGAATGCACCCCAGGTCGGGGTGTCGCGAGCCGAACACCTGGCACGCGATCCCCAGATCGAGGGGGACCAGGCTGGGCAGGGCCAGGACCGCGACGCGTCGAGGAGGCGTCGAAGGGTGCGGCTTGGGGCAGGGGTCGCCAGACAAGGTACGCCGCGGGGAGAGGGTACGACCGGAGAGATGGCACGAATGTAACCAAAGTTGGCTTGTGGGCCAATTGCTCGCCCCCACCGCTGCCGGTACACTTCGATGCATTGCTGCCCGAATGCTGCTCCGGCGGGTAGCTGCCGGGTGTAGAAACCCCGCCCTCTGCCCTCCTTGGCCCCATGCGACTTCGCCGGTTTACCCTCACGCTCCCCCTGGCGGCATCGCTGCTGGCGGCGCCCGTGCTGCAGCGGGTCCTCACCGCCCAGAGTTCCCCTCCTGCGCAGGCGCGCACGCTCACGGACCCGAGGTACGAGCTGACAGTCAGCCTCGATCCGGATCGGCACCATCTCTCGGGCAGCGGCACGTTGCGGCTGCCGGGGAGCCCAGCGGAGCGGCAAGAGATACGTCTCGGGCTTTCGGCCCGATACGGCGCCTTCTCGGTCGAGGTCGTCTCGCCAGCCTCCGCCGCAGGCCCGGCGGACGTCGTCGTCTTCGACTCGACTCCGCCGAACCGGCGGTATCGGGTTATTCCGCGGAGACCGATCCCGGCCAACGTGGAGCCCGAACTGCGCCTCACCTATTCCGGGGGAGAAGGGACCGAATGGGTGTACTATCTTGGGCCGGAGGGCTCCTTCGCCGCGGGATCGATGACGCCGTGGTACCCACAGGTCCTTGCCGGCGAGGGAACGCTGCGCGCGACGGGGACCGTCACGTTCTCCGTGCCGGGACCGTACGAGGTGGTCGCATCGGGCGACCGGCGCAGCGCGCACCGGGCGGGCCGTGACACCACCGTCCGGCACGAGGTGCAGTACCGTTTCGATCGGCCG includes these proteins:
- a CDS encoding arylesterase — its product is MSILSSLRRAGPVVALAALIVGCGAPESNGSAESSSNPAGSAEDDVAADRRVVMFLGTSLTDGYGLEREQAYPALIQQKIDSAGLPFEVVNAGLSGERSAGALQRVRGWLLKQPFDVLVIETGANDMLNGLPVAELRSNIQGIIDTVRAAKPNTRIVLVGMLAAPNLGRTYVDRFNRVYPDLAEENDVPLVPFLLEGVATERDLNIADAIHPNAQGHHILARTVWKALEPVLRDAGTGQRGV
- a CDS encoding helix-turn-helix domain-containing protein; amino-acid sequence: MGFGIDVRDGLEWLRSAGLIIVPGIMDVRRPLPAAVVEALRGAHQNGAVIASICTGAFVLAAAGLLDGRRATTHWLDAELLSKMYPETRVDPAVLYVDEGQILTSGGLAAGMDLCLHIVRRDYGPAVANTVARRLVMAPHRDGGQAQFIERPVPSADQRGLGPTRAWILEHLAEPLTLASMAAHSHMSRRTFARQFPRETGVSAVRWVLDQRVLRARELLESTDSSVARIASQVGFGSALSLRQHFVRVLRTTPAAYRKTFRSAHG
- a CDS encoding DinB family protein, with product MTDTASAPSLKQLALGDLEHELETTRRVLDRVPEQHLDWKPHAKSFSLGQLATHLTQMPFWVTTTITQDELDVAGAPRTEPLDTHAAIMRRFDDNVADAREALQNADESTFGNKWSLKAGDHVILSMPRLAVLRSFCLSHMIHHRGQLSVYLRLLDVPVPSIYGPTADEQ
- the mscL gene encoding large conductance mechanosensitive channel protein MscL; amino-acid sequence: MISEFRNFITRGNVLDLAVGIVIGAAFTGVVQSFVNDVLMPPIGLLLGGVDFSELYLHLGRGTFPTRAAAVEAGAPIISYGLFINNVIAFLITAFAVFLIIKAYQRTRPPEAPPAAAEKQCPFCYSRIHLAAIRCPHCTSELAPA